AAAGTCCACATTCGCAAACGCTTGCCCGCATGGCCTCGTGTTGCTGTGAGTGTTCCCTCCGGTATAACGGCTGTGGAACGGCGTGCCGTTGTGGAAAGTGCCATACAGGCAGGCGCGAAAAAGGTCTATATCATTGAAGAGCCCATGGCGGCTGCCATCGGTGCCGGGCTGCCCGTGCAAGAGCCGCAAGGTTGTATGATCGTGGATATTGGCGGCGGTACCACGGAAGTGGCCGTTATCGCTTTGGGCGGCATTGTTTTTCCCAAATCGATCCGTACTGCGGGCGATGAAATGGATCAAGCCATTATCCAGCATCTGAAACGCACCTATAATCTGATGGTCGGTGAGCGTACGGCAGAAGAAATTAAAGTAACCATTGGCTCCGCTTTTCCGTTAAAAGAAGAGATTGAAATGCAGGTGAAAGGACGTGATCAGGTTCTTGGCCTGCCCAAAGTGATCACCGTCACCTCCGACGAAATCCGGGAATCCTTAAAAGAGCCTGTCCGTGAAATCATTGAAGGCGTTCGCATTACCCTCGAACGAACACCGCCCGAACTCTCCGCCGATATTGTTGATCGCGGCGTCGTATTGGCAGGCGGCGGCGCGCTGCTCCGCGGCATGGACCGACTCATTTCCCAGGAAACGGGCTTACATGTGACCATCGCCGAAGATCCTTTGGGAGCGGTGGTCTTGGGCGGCGGCAAATTCCTGGAAGAGCTGAAACATTTCAAACCTGAAGAAGTTTAAAGCCTGGTTGTCCCATTGAATGCCGGTTTTGTCTCTGAGCTAATGGGGATAGGTATTTTTCCATGAGTCCATTACGGATCATAAGAGAGCACAGGCCACAAGTACTCTTGGTATTCTTGTTGCTCGGCTCTATTTTATCTTTGGTCGTGGGGACCGAAAGTACCCGTGTCCATCGTAT
This genomic window from Candidatus Hydrogenedentota bacterium contains:
- a CDS encoding rod shape-determining protein — translated: KVHIRKRLPAWPRVAVSVPSGITAVERRAVVESAIQAGAKKVYIIEEPMAAAIGAGLPVQEPQGCMIVDIGGGTTEVAVIALGGIVFPKSIRTAGDEMDQAIIQHLKRTYNLMVGERTAEEIKVTIGSAFPLKEEIEMQVKGRDQVLGLPKVITVTSDEIRESLKEPVREIIEGVRITLERTPPELSADIVDRGVVLAGGGALLRGMDRLISQETGLHVTIAEDPLGAVVLGGGKFLEELKHFKPEEV